The proteins below are encoded in one region of Methanosarcina barkeri 3:
- a CDS encoding DUF1638 domain-containing protein, which translates to MNGERMPVLSIIACEMLEDELAYVLSEDHDLGQLIVLENRQSFRFVRKLKSRNCQLRLFPLEKVPIFLKGVNNSVYNSASVNILKLLLKFQFFEKIPHHIRKKSKEKNNEKNNEKNDEKNDEKNNEKNKEKPIIVVNTLKLGLHADCELLRSEIYQHIKKMAAFSDGILIFYGNCGHSLRNTEEEFKDLPCSLYFLKDEKGEIVDDCISVALGGNDNYAEVMQGGNGTGMIYLTPMWASSWKQMRKESNNTSDFNDSFLKRHYKKVVKINNNISTGSEFDENVLDYAQTFDMSIAEMEGSMEIASRSYLNAKNNVCKRVLSD; encoded by the coding sequence ATGAACGGTGAGCGGATGCCTGTACTTAGCATAATTGCCTGTGAAATGCTTGAAGACGAACTGGCATATGTCCTCTCAGAAGACCACGATTTGGGTCAATTGATTGTACTTGAAAACAGGCAAAGTTTCAGGTTTGTTCGAAAGCTTAAATCCAGAAATTGCCAGCTCAGACTTTTTCCTTTGGAAAAGGTACCTATTTTTTTAAAAGGGGTAAATAACTCCGTATATAATTCTGCATCTGTGAATATCTTGAAACTTTTATTGAAATTTCAATTTTTCGAGAAAATACCTCATCATATCAGAAAAAAAAGTAAAGAAAAGAACAATGAAAAGAACAATGAAAAGAACGATGAAAAAAACGATGAAAAAAACAATGAAAAGAACAAAGAAAAGCCTATTATTGTTGTAAACACTCTGAAACTTGGGCTACATGCAGATTGTGAACTCTTAAGATCTGAAATCTACCAGCATATTAAAAAAATGGCAGCTTTTTCAGATGGCATTCTTATTTTCTATGGAAATTGTGGGCACTCTCTTAGGAACACGGAAGAGGAGTTTAAAGATCTCCCTTGCTCTCTTTACTTCCTCAAAGATGAAAAAGGAGAGATCGTGGACGATTGTATTAGCGTAGCTCTTGGGGGCAACGATAATTATGCTGAAGTTATGCAGGGTGGGAATGGTACGGGTATGATATATCTGACTCCTATGTGGGCTTCCAGTTGGAAACAAATGAGAAAGGAATCTAATAACACTTCTGACTTTAATGACAGTTTTTTGAAAAGGCATTATAAAAAGGTTGTCAAAATCAATAATAATATTTCTACAGGAAGTGAATTCGATGAAAATGTCTTGGATTATGCCCAAACTTTTGATATGAGTATTGCTGAAATGGAAGGAAGTATGGAAATAGCAAGTAGATCCTATCTAAATGCCAAAAACAATGTTTGTAAAAGAGTATTATCAGATTAA
- a CDS encoding prenyltransferase/squalene oxidase repeat-containing protein has product MKPEKHNKMSNNLEFDIVKNSFEWLSAQRIQSVKELSSTLSAHALWELPNPYITRLILEQDNDGSWNSSIRDTARASSALSTEGIVFTASARWLLARKKENFWNRDVYDTAYALAALADMGTQNKDGCNWLSENYCPAWEQIGTTSLIITALKKQDNLTKTRTFETFIQEKARWILSKKRLDGGWIHISTSNLAIQALLLAGFKDEVEDSVNWLLENVHENGAWGNKGDDINATALTLSTLGLYKKS; this is encoded by the coding sequence ATGAAGCCTGAAAAGCACAATAAAATGTCAAACAACCTGGAATTCGATATTGTGAAAAACAGTTTTGAATGGCTCTCTGCCCAGCGAATTCAGTCCGTAAAGGAACTTTCAAGTACCTTATCCGCACATGCCCTCTGGGAACTTCCAAACCCTTACATAACCCGCCTTATTCTTGAACAGGATAACGATGGTTCCTGGAACTCTTCAATCAGAGACACCGCAAGGGCCAGCTCAGCCCTTTCAACAGAAGGAATAGTATTCACGGCTTCAGCAAGATGGCTGCTCGCCAGAAAAAAAGAAAACTTCTGGAACAGAGATGTTTACGACACAGCCTATGCCCTTGCAGCGCTTGCAGACATGGGAACTCAGAACAAAGACGGATGCAACTGGCTATCCGAAAATTATTGCCCTGCCTGGGAACAGATTGGCACTACATCCCTTATAATCACAGCTCTCAAAAAACAGGATAATCTGACAAAGACCAGAACCTTTGAAACTTTTATCCAGGAAAAAGCCAGATGGATTCTTTCAAAAAAAAGGCTAGACGGCGGCTGGATACACATTTCCACAAGCAATCTTGCAATTCAGGCCCTGCTTCTTGCAGGTTTTAAAGATGAGGTTGAAGATTCAGTCAATTGGCTCCTTGAAAACGTCCATGAAAATGGAGCATGGGGAAATAAAGGCGACGATATAAACGCTACTGCTCTGACTCTAAGTACATTGGGGCTTTATAAAAAGAGTTGA
- a CDS encoding ferritin, translated as MLNEKMEEALNEQINKEMYSSYLYLAMSAYSSSVGLPGFAHWFRVQVDEENIHAMKLFDYVNSQGGKVKLKEIKEPPMEFGTAMEMFQQTLKHEQFITRSINELVELARAEKDEATASFLQWYVEEQVEEEENDNEVIAKLKGIDKNEYVVYSVDEELAKRISLR; from the coding sequence ATGCTGAATGAAAAGATGGAAGAAGCACTGAATGAACAAATCAATAAAGAAATGTACTCGTCTTATCTGTACCTTGCAATGTCAGCATATAGTTCATCAGTTGGGCTTCCGGGCTTTGCCCACTGGTTTAGAGTCCAGGTTGACGAAGAAAATATCCATGCAATGAAGCTCTTTGATTACGTAAACAGTCAGGGTGGAAAGGTTAAACTTAAGGAGATCAAAGAGCCACCCATGGAATTTGGGACAGCTATGGAAATGTTCCAGCAGACTCTGAAGCACGAACAGTTCATCACCCGCTCAATTAATGAGCTGGTAGAGCTTGCCCGTGCTGAAAAAGATGAAGCTACGGCTTCTTTCCTTCAATGGTATGTTGAAGAGCAGGTCGAAGAGGAAGAGAACGACAACGAAGTTATCGCCAAACTGAAAGGCATTGATAAAAATGAATATGTAGTTTATTCAGTTGATGAAGAGCTGGCAAAAAGAATTTCTCTCAGATAA
- a CDS encoding universal stress protein, whose translation MATDGSKAAENVVDFGMEIAGYIGAKVYALYVIDISFLDSVLMDESWVKNVYEQFERVGRDAICCIEEKAKASGIEAATILLKGNTAEKILDFAENQKVDMIVIGSTGKSGVKRFMLGSVSEKVVRNSKIPVLIVHQRVKPKSFVRCGQEDKEISSSIASNETK comes from the coding sequence ATTGCTACTGACGGCTCAAAAGCCGCTGAAAATGTAGTGGATTTCGGGATGGAAATTGCTGGGTACATTGGGGCAAAAGTCTATGCCTTATATGTCATAGATATAAGCTTTCTTGACTCCGTTCTGATGGATGAATCGTGGGTAAAAAATGTCTATGAACAATTTGAAAGAGTTGGCCGTGACGCAATTTGCTGCATAGAAGAAAAAGCAAAAGCTTCCGGGATAGAAGCTGCAACCATACTGCTTAAAGGAAATACGGCTGAAAAAATCCTTGATTTCGCAGAGAATCAAAAAGTTGATATGATTGTCATAGGCTCTACTGGAAAAAGCGGGGTTAAACGTTTCATGCTTGGAAGCGTATCCGAAAAAGTTGTGAGAAACTCGAAAATCCCGGTACTTATCGTACATCAGAGAGTTAAACCTAAAAGTTTTGTCCGTTGTGGTCAAGAAGATAAAGAAATTTCATCCAGTATCGCATCTAATGAGACAAAGTGA
- a CDS encoding DUF134 domain-containing protein produces the protein MRHFKPEGLEEDHLERDHFEKNHFEKNRLEKDNLEEVVLTVDELETMRLSFLESLSQTEAATCMDVHQSTFQRTLKRALVKITEALVYGKSVRIEGGNYRMPGGDGNGPEGKGPGIGRGGKGKGRCRGRSSGGPDGMCICSECGYEAPHKPGVPCIEVKCEKCGTPMVRK, from the coding sequence ATGAGACACTTCAAACCTGAAGGCTTAGAAGAGGACCATTTAGAAAGAGATCATTTTGAAAAAAATCATTTTGAAAAAAATCGTTTAGAGAAAGATAATCTGGAAGAAGTAGTCCTGACAGTTGATGAACTTGAAACCATGAGATTAAGTTTCCTGGAAAGTTTATCTCAAACTGAGGCTGCAACCTGCATGGATGTTCACCAGTCTACTTTCCAGAGGACACTTAAAAGAGCACTTGTAAAGATAACCGAAGCACTTGTTTATGGAAAATCAGTAAGAATCGAAGGAGGAAATTATAGGATGCCAGGAGGAGACGGTAATGGTCCCGAAGGTAAAGGGCCTGGAATAGGCAGAGGTGGAAAAGGCAAAGGAAGGTGCAGGGGAAGAAGTTCTGGAGGTCCTGACGGAATGTGCATATGCTCTGAATGTGGATATGAAGCGCCCCATAAGCCTGGCGTGCCCTGCATTGAGGTCAAGTGTGAAAAGTGTGGGACTCCAATGGTCAGAAAGTAA
- a CDS encoding DUF1638 domain-containing protein, which produces MPTMSIISCKIMQDEIIWILENDSSIDEIVIVDNENIREFVEKLDKVNLQYKVLSLEDISSLPEIKSECKYTVLIHLMELGLHRSPKELKIKVYETIKTLAPFSSGILLFYGLCGNVLGDVEKDFEKDFGLSSISCPVRILKDKDHRIVDDCIGATVGGVNNYLKILKSVSDAGTYLFTPMYSKGWKEILDLNKLNKDPVKALKLMKKTHEMIGYKRVAKINTGLKYTENFDASIREFANLFDFEILEFDDGNQEIFKDCYNELKMEI; this is translated from the coding sequence ATGCCTACCATGAGTATTATTTCATGTAAGATAATGCAGGATGAAATTATCTGGATTCTTGAAAATGACTCTTCCATTGATGAGATCGTTATAGTTGATAATGAAAATATACGAGAATTCGTAGAAAAACTGGATAAAGTAAACCTTCAGTATAAAGTGCTCTCTCTGGAAGATATTTCCTCACTTCCCGAAATTAAAAGTGAGTGTAAATATACGGTTTTGATTCATCTGATGGAACTGGGCCTTCATAGAAGTCCTAAAGAGTTGAAAATTAAGGTATATGAGACTATAAAGACTCTTGCTCCATTTTCGTCGGGTATTTTACTCTTTTACGGTTTATGTGGAAATGTACTGGGAGACGTTGAAAAAGATTTTGAAAAGGATTTTGGACTTAGTTCAATCTCATGTCCTGTCCGCATCCTTAAAGACAAAGACCACAGGATTGTAGACGACTGCATAGGAGCTACTGTAGGAGGAGTTAATAACTATTTAAAGATACTCAAAAGTGTTAGTGATGCTGGAACATACCTCTTTACTCCCATGTACAGCAAGGGCTGGAAGGAAATACTTGACCTGAATAAGCTAAATAAAGACCCTGTCAAAGCATTGAAATTAATGAAAAAAACCCATGAAATGATTGGTTACAAAAGAGTTGCTAAGATTAATACTGGCCTCAAATATACCGAAAATTTCGACGCTTCTATTCGGGAGTTTGCAAATTTGTTTGATTTCGAAATTTTGGAATTCGATGATGGTAATCAGGAAATCTTTAAAGATTGCTATAACGAACTCAAAATGGAAATTTAG
- a CDS encoding universal stress protein has protein sequence MMGTIEIESRPQRQILIATDGSETANEAADFGIEMVGCSGAKIFAVYVIDTTPYRSVPLDQIWSDKVLEEFEKEGREATSYIEKIGEAAGVEVESRVLRGHPAEKIVTFAEDNNIDMIIMGSLGKSGYERILLGSVSEKVIRHAKIPVLVVRERHKSEKKLIQE, from the coding sequence ATAATGGGAACTATTGAAATTGAATCTAGACCGCAAAGACAGATACTGATCGCTACCGATGGCTCAGAGACAGCAAACGAAGCCGCAGACTTTGGGATCGAAATGGTTGGGTGTAGTGGGGCAAAAATATTTGCTGTTTATGTCATCGATACAACACCTTACCGTTCAGTTCCGCTGGATCAAATCTGGTCAGACAAAGTGCTTGAAGAATTCGAGAAAGAAGGACGTGAAGCAACCTCTTATATAGAAAAAATTGGAGAAGCTGCAGGAGTGGAAGTGGAATCGAGGGTGCTTAGAGGCCATCCGGCTGAGAAGATTGTGACTTTTGCAGAAGATAATAATATCGATATGATCATAATGGGTTCGCTTGGAAAAAGCGGATATGAGCGCATACTGCTTGGGAGCGTATCCGAAAAAGTTATAAGGCATGCAAAAATTCCGGTCCTGGTTGTTCGAGAACGGCATAAAAGTGAGAAAAAATTGATACAGGAATAA